The genomic segment AACAATGGCGAGCGCCGCTTGCTGCCACCAGCGACAGCGCCATCCGCGCTTACGATTGGCGGATTGGATGACAAGAACACGTTCAATCATGATGAAGTCGAGTTGTGGCACAGCAACTATGGCGAATCCCTGGGCGGCGCGTTCAAGCCGGAACTGGTGGCGCCCAGCATTTGGGTGGTGGCGCCGGTGTTGCCGGGGACGGCGCTCGCCCGGGAAGCGCAGGAGCTTTTTGCGCGCCGCCGGCGCGGTGATCGGAACTGTGAAAGCCGCATCGCCGAGTGCAAATTGGTGACGCCGTTTTATCAGCATGTGGATGGCACCAGCTTCGCCGCGCCGCTGGCCGCCAGTGTCGCGGCCTGCATGCTGGAAGCCAATCCCAAACTCGCGCCGTTCTTGTTGCGCAGTGCTTTGCTCGAGTCCGCCGTGCCAATTGCCAATGTGCCGCGCGCGCGTCAGGGCGCGGGTGCATTGCATGCCGGCCGCGCACTGGCGCAGGCGTTGCGTGAAAAGCACGGCGTGCGCAACGGCCATTTCCATTCGCCGCACCTGAAGGACGCGAAGCTGAATTTTGTCCTGCACGATCATCAGGCGCGCCGCGTGCAAGTCTTCGGCAGTTGGAACGACTGGCGCACCGGCATCCCTGCCAAACAGATGGAGGGTGGCATCTGGCGCGCCGCCCATCCTGTGCCGGCAGCAGGCCGCTATCAATACAAATTTCTGGTCGACGAAGAGCGTTGGTGCGATGATCCCGCCAATCCCGAAAAAATGCCGGATGGCTTTGGCGGTTTGAATAGCGTGGTGGTTGTTGCGTCAGATGGACGCTGAGAACAAAAGCGCTCCGCCGCTGGCGCAGAATCTTGCAAATTGGCTGTACCCATGATACCTTTGCGTCATCTGCGATGATCTGCGGATAACAACTCATGTTTGCCTGCATTCCCAATAATACAAGCCTCCGGCGGTGATTCTGACAAAGCCTAACCTGCAAAGGACAAACCACGCATGAAGTCACAAAGCCAACACACGAAGATCCGTTTGTTCCTCAGCTTCTTGGTGATCGCCTGGCTGGCACCGTCGCGATTCTCCTTCAGTCAAGAGGCTGTCAACGCAGTCGAGGCGATCGGGCTGACGGTCTCAAAACTGGATCGCGCCCTTGATTTTTACACCAGCGTTTTGCCCTTTAGCAAGGTGTCTGAGGTTGAAGTGGCCGGCGAGGCTTACGAGCATCTGCAGGGGGTGTTTGGCCTGCGCCTGCGCGTTGCGCGTCTGCAGCTCGGCGAGGAATTCATCGAGCTGACCGATTATCTCGCGCCCGAGGGCCGGCCGGTGCCGGTGGATATGCGCAGCAATGATCACTGGTTTCAACACATTGCCATCGTCGTGAGCGACATGGACAAGGCCTATGCGCATCTGCGGCGGCACAACGTGCAGCATGCTTCCACCGGCCCCCAGCGCATTCCGGATTGGAACCAAGCCGCCGCCGGCATTCGGGCGTTTTATTTTCGCGATCCCGATGGCCATCATCTCGAGATCATCTACTTTCCAGTAGGAAAGGGCGATCCCAAGTGGCAAAGCAAGGGGCAAGGCGCAAATGGCAAAAACGAATTATTTCTCGGAATCGATCACACGGCCATCGTCGTTTCCAACACGGAAGAGAGTTTGAAATTTTATTGCGATTTATTGGGTTTGAAAGTGGCGGGCGAGAGCGAGAATTACGGTACCGAGCAGGAACATCTCAACAACGTGTTTGGCGCGCGTTTGCGCATCAGCGGCCTGCGCGCCGCGACCGGACCGGGCATTGAGTTTCTCGAATATCTTGCCCCACGTGACGGCCGCCCTACTCCATTGGACATTCGCGCCAACGATTTGATTCATTGGCAGACGACGCTGGTGGTCGCGAATGCCGACGCCATGCTGCAGCGCCTGCGCCAGAGCGGCGCACGCTTCGTCTCGCCGGCTGCGACCGTGACGATGCCTGCCGCTGAGTTGGGCTTCCGGAAGGGCGGCCTTGTGCGTGATCCCGACGGTCACGCGCTGCGCCTGGTGGAGAGATAATTTGTTTGGTGCCCGTCCCAGAATGTTCCAACCTCGGCTGGGTTGAGGTTCATGATATTTCGAGTCGCACGAAGCCTTCGGGCTTTGATACAACGGCCAGGAAGTTATAGGAACCCTTTTCAAGTGATGGAGACTCTATGAACGCGGAGAAAAAACGTCTCGCCGAAGCCCGCTCGCAAAAAGCCGCGTGGAAGAAGTGGGGGCCGTATGTCACCGAACGGCAATGGGGCACGGTGCGCGAAGATTACAGCCCGTATGGCAACGCGTGGGAGTTTGTCTCGCACGATGCGGCGCGCAGCAAGGCGTTTCGCTGGGGTGAAGAAGGCCTTGCCGGCATTTGTGATGAGCGCCAATTATTGTTGTGCTTTGCACTGGCCTTGTGGAACGGTCGCGATCCGATTCTAAAAGAGCGCCTTTTCGGTCTCACCGGCAACGAGGGCAACCACGGCGAGGACGTGAAGGAGTATTACTACTATCTCGACAGCACGCCGACGCATTCGTACATGAAGATGCTGTACAAATATCCACACGCCGAGTTTCCCTACGGCTGGCTGGTCGAAGAAAACCGCCGCCGCGGCAAGGGCGCGCCGGAGTTTGAATTGATCGATACCGGCATTTTCAATGACGATCGCTATTTCGACGTATTCATCGAATACGCCAAAGCCGCGCCGGATGATATTTTGATTCGGATCACGGCGCATAATCGCGGACCGGAAGCAGCAACACTGCATCTGCTGCCGACGGTGTGGCTGCGCAACACCTGGGCGTGGGGTGTGAACGGCCACAAGCCGAGCATGGGCGTCACCGCGCGCGGCGGCATTGAAATCAATCAAACCGATCTCGGCAAGAGGTGGCTGCTGTGCGAAGGGGACCCGAGATTCTTGTTCTGTGAAAATGAGACGAATGTCAAGCGCTTGTATAACGTCGAAGGCCGCGGCTATTTTAAAGATGGCATCAACGAGTACGTCGTGCATGGCAACCTGGCGGCGGTGAATCCGGCGCAAATCGGCACAAAGGCGGCGGCGCATTATCGCCGCGAAATTCCCGCCGGCAAATCAGCAACGCTGCGCCTGCGTTTGAGCAACGTCGCGATCATGGCGGACCAGGCGTTTGCTGATTTTGATCAGACCTTTGCCCAACGCCAGAAAGAAGCCGACGAGTTTTACGCGGAGATTCAGGCGCCCATCAAAGAAGCAGACGCCAAAGACGTGCAGCGCCAGGCGTTTGCCGGCATGTTGTGGTCGAAGCAGTTTTATTATTTCGACATTCCGCGATGGTTGAACGGTGATCCGGGACAACCGCCGCCGCCGGAAGGCCGCAAGCACGGCCGCAATCACGAATGGCTGCATCTCAACAATGCCGATATTATTTCGATGCCGGACAAGTGGGAGTATCCGTGGTACGCGGCTTGGGATCTGGCGTTCCACTGCATTCCGCTGGCGATGATCGACGCGGATTTCGCCAAGGAGCAGTTGGTGCTGCTGACGCGCGAGTGGTACATGCATCCCAACGGTCAACTGCCGGCGTATGAATGGGCATTTGGTGACGTCAATCCGCCGGTGCATGCCTGGGCAACGTGGCGTGTCTTTCAGATCGACCGCAAGCGCAACGGCGGCAAGGGCGATCTCGCGTTTCTCGAACGTGTTTTTCAAAAACTGCTGCTCAATTTCACCTGGTGGGTGAATCGCAAGGACGCGGAAGGCCACAACATATTTCAAGGCGGTTTTCTTGGCCTGGATAACATCGGCGTGTTCGACCGCAGCGCCATGCTGCCCACCGGCGGCCACCTCGAGCAAGCGGATGGCACGAGCTGGATGGCGATGTATTCGCTCAACATGATGCGCATTGCGCTGGAGTTGGCGCAGCACAATCACGTCTACGAAGACATGGCGACCAAATTCTTCGAGCATTTTCTCTACATCGCCGGCGCCATGGCGAACATCGGCGGCGATGGCACCGACTTGTGGGATCAGGAAGATGAGTTCTTCTACGATGTGCTGCATTTGCCCAACGATGCCCATGTACCGCTGAAAGTCCGCTCGATGGTGGGTTTGATCCCCCTGTTTGCCGTGGAAACGCTGGAGCCGGAGCTGCTCGACCGAGTGCCCGAGTTCAAGCAACGCCTGGAATGGTTTCTCAATTACCGTCCCGATTTGGCGAGTCTGGTGTCGCGCTGGCATGAGCCGGGACCGGGCGAGCGGCGCTTGCTTTCGTTGCTGCGCGGCCATCGCATGAAGCGCCTGCTCAAGCGCATGCTGGACGAGACCGAGTTCCTGGCGGATTACGGCGTGCGGGCCTTGTCACGGTTTCACGAGGATCACCCTTACGTTTTTCAGGCCAATGGCAATGCGTTCACGGTGAAGTATCAGCCGGCGGAATCCGATTCTGGCTTGTTCGGCGGCAACTCGAACTGGCGCGGCCCGATCTGGATGCCGGTGAATTATCTCATCATAGAGTCACTGCAGAAGTTTCATCATTACTACGGCGATGATTTCAAAGTCGAGTGCCCGACCGGCTCCGGCCGCTTCCTCACGATCAA from the Cytophagia bacterium CHB2 genome contains:
- a CDS encoding glucosidase, which translates into the protein MNAEKKRLAEARSQKAAWKKWGPYVTERQWGTVREDYSPYGNAWEFVSHDAARSKAFRWGEEGLAGICDERQLLLCFALALWNGRDPILKERLFGLTGNEGNHGEDVKEYYYYLDSTPTHSYMKMLYKYPHAEFPYGWLVEENRRRGKGAPEFELIDTGIFNDDRYFDVFIEYAKAAPDDILIRITAHNRGPEAATLHLLPTVWLRNTWAWGVNGHKPSMGVTARGGIEINQTDLGKRWLLCEGDPRFLFCENETNVKRLYNVEGRGYFKDGINEYVVHGNLAAVNPAQIGTKAAAHYRREIPAGKSATLRLRLSNVAIMADQAFADFDQTFAQRQKEADEFYAEIQAPIKEADAKDVQRQAFAGMLWSKQFYYFDIPRWLNGDPGQPPPPEGRKHGRNHEWLHLNNADIISMPDKWEYPWYAAWDLAFHCIPLAMIDADFAKEQLVLLTREWYMHPNGQLPAYEWAFGDVNPPVHAWATWRVFQIDRKRNGGKGDLAFLERVFQKLLLNFTWWVNRKDAEGHNIFQGGFLGLDNIGVFDRSAMLPTGGHLEQADGTSWMAMYSLNMMRIALELAQHNHVYEDMATKFFEHFLYIAGAMANIGGDGTDLWDQEDEFFYDVLHLPNDAHVPLKVRSMVGLIPLFAVETLEPELLDRVPEFKQRLEWFLNYRPDLASLVSRWHEPGPGERRLLSLLRGHRMKRLLKRMLDETEFLADYGVRALSRFHEDHPYVFQANGNAFTVKYQPAESDSGLFGGNSNWRGPIWMPVNYLIIESLQKFHHYYGDDFKVECPTGSGRFLTINEVANELSHRLTRIFLRDETGRRPVLNYHEKIQNDPHFRDYVLFHEYFHGDNGRGVGASHQTGWTGLVAKLLQPRAMEK
- a CDS encoding glyoxalase, which produces MKSQSQHTKIRLFLSFLVIAWLAPSRFSFSQEAVNAVEAIGLTVSKLDRALDFYTSVLPFSKVSEVEVAGEAYEHLQGVFGLRLRVARLQLGEEFIELTDYLAPEGRPVPVDMRSNDHWFQHIAIVVSDMDKAYAHLRRHNVQHASTGPQRIPDWNQAAAGIRAFYFRDPDGHHLEIIYFPVGKGDPKWQSKGQGANGKNELFLGIDHTAIVVSNTEESLKFYCDLLGLKVAGESENYGTEQEHLNNVFGARLRISGLRAATGPGIEFLEYLAPRDGRPTPLDIRANDLIHWQTTLVVANADAMLQRLRQSGARFVSPAATVTMPAAELGFRKGGLVRDPDGHALRLVER